Proteins from a genomic interval of Garra rufa chromosome 4, GarRuf1.0, whole genome shotgun sequence:
- the ccdc3a gene encoding coiled-coil domain-containing protein 3a, with amino-acid sequence MHLALLLTLGFGFAFACQLPSEWRPLSEGCRAELAEIIVYAKVLAIHEEPYASSLYNYLPYQKHERAEDALLYAAEVELLCDQAWGSMLEVPAGSRLNLTGLGYFSCQSHTVMENNSYIFFLRMDENYNILPHGVNFQDAIFPDTLENRRLFSSLFQFSNCSGGQTMHNFNSDWESQEDSRLLCSSVQKVLFEEEERVGQLEERVAELERKNEQLKERVGKLRHSLRKARKVSRRAERERLELQERLKTAERHVGHHLNAISPQHSPPRHRYTHGL; translated from the exons ATGCACCTTGCGCTTCTGCTGACGCTGGGTTTCGGGTTCGCATTTGCGTGTCAGCTTCCCAGCGAGTGGCGACCCTTGAGCGAGGGTTGTCGAGCTGAACTCGCCGAGATTATTGTATACGCCAAGGTGCTGGCCATCCACGAGGAGCCGTACGCGTCCAGCCTTTACAATTACTTGCCGTACCAGAAGCACGAACGCGCCGAGGACGCGCTGCTGTACGCGGCGGAGGTGGAGTTGCTATGCGACCAGGCATGGGGCAGCATGTTGGAGGTGCCCGCGGGGTCGCGCCTCAACCTCACGGGACTCGGGTACTTTAGCTGTCAGTCACACACGGTGATGGAAAACAACTCCTACATATTCTTCCTCAG GATGGATGAAAACTACAACATCCTCCCTCATGGAGTCAACTTCCAGGATGCCATATTCCCTGACACGCTGGAGAACAGACGACTGTTTTCCAGCCTCTTCCAGTTTTCAAACTGCTCTGGTGGACAGACGATGCACAACTTTAATAGTGACTGGGAGAGCCAGGAAGACAGCAGG CTGCTGTGTTCCTCCGTGCAGAAGGTGTTGTTTGAGGAGGAGGAGCGGGTTGGACAGCTCGAGGAACGCGTGGCTGAGCTGGAGAGGAAGAACGAACAGTTAAAAGAAAGAGTGGGAAAACTAAGGCATTCTCTGAGGAAGGCTCGAAAAGTGTCGCGTCGTGCAGAACGGGAGCGTCTGGAGCTGCAAGAGCGTTTGAAGACGGCGGAGAGACACGTAGGACATCACCTCAATGCCATTTCACCCCAACACAGCCCTCCACGCCACAGATACACACACGGACTTTGA
- the LOC141333245 gene encoding optineurin produces the protein MASGSSMMNGDINHPGRSGPGNLGSLEETIEQMNTLIKENRELKEALKQTNLSMKERFEGLSAWKEKQKEERDFLEQRLEEAKTRLNTMDAENEALKKRVEELEKSGAEGLHTELEALRGQITRLQAEKNDLVALNSELQLKTGQGSPRDSFIEIRIAEDELKMTNAPKELSAFSMPKAESEEQTVRQLLRSLRAETDEKERLQLTLQEARERIAELEKRLECADSSAQTSLPCTTDINASAEVKNLEDQLLKLCNELKQAQVKLDEAENMKRNLQDRCKDLDQDLGTLKTQLGEKQKVQAENNTLRVQMESLQAAVKLEQKKTQDEKNNLNQLKDAYTKLFEDYNELQEEKKKREGSVSREDYDDLQSRFDMAEKALADKQKKIDEMKMEIFNKEKELETISVFQAQAEIYSSDFYAERAAREKIHEEKERLATQLEYVKKQNTQLQEEMDSLGRHSMSEMQRRHVPRGANPQGPASPHHPPGGDWQQQNIPEHACPKCGEVLPDLDSLQIHIMDCII, from the exons ATGGCATCTGGTTCATCCATGATGAACGGGGACATCAATCACCCAGGCCGTTCCGGACCAGGGAATCTGGGCAGTTTAGAAGAAACCATTGAGCAAATGAACACCCTGATCAAAGAGAACAGAGAACTGAAAG AAGCCCTGAAACAAACCAACCTGTCCATGAAGGAGAGATTTGAGGGTTTATCTGCATGGAAGGAGAAGCAAAAGGAGGAGAGAGACTTTCTGGAGCAACGTCTGGAGGAGGCCAAAACCAGACTGAACACTATGGATGCAGAGAACGAGGCGTTGAAGAAACGAGTAGAAGAGCTGGAAAAAAGTGGAGCTGAG GGTTTACACACTGAACTGGAGGCACTGAGGGGTCAGATTACCCGTCTTCAGGCTGAGAAGAATGATCTGGTAGCATTAAACTCTGAACTCCAGCTCAAAACGGGTCAAGGTTCACCTAGAGACTCCTTCATTGAGATTAGAATAGCT GAAGATGAGTTAAAAATGACCAATGCACCAAAGGAACTGTCTGCTTTCAGCAT GCCAAAGGCTGAGTCGGAGGAACAGACGGTGAGGCAGCTGCTTCGCTCCCTCAGAGCAGAGACTGATGAGAAGGAGAGACTGCAGCTAACGCTCCAGGAGGCACGTGAGAG AATTGCCGAGTTGGAGAAAAGACTGGAATGCGCTGACAGCAGCGCTCAGACATCTCTCCCCTGTACAACTGATATCAAC GCAAGTGCTGAGGTAAAGAATCTGGAGGATCAGTTGCTGAAGCTATGTAATGAATTGAAACAGGCTCAGGTCAAACTGGACGAGGCGGAGAACATGAAAAGAAACCTGCAGGACAG GTGTAAGGATCTGGATCAGGATCTAGGTACTCTGAAAACTCAGCTCGGAGAGAAACAGAAGGTCCAGGCTGAGAACAACACTCTGAGGGTTCAGATGGAAAGCCTTCAGGCTGCTGTTAAACTGGAACAAAAGAAAACTCAGGATGAGAA GAACAACCTGAACCAGCTGAAAGATGCCTATACCAAGCTGTTTGAAGACTACAATGAGCTCCAAGAGGAAAAGAAGAAGAGAGAG GGCAGCGTATCACGGGAAGACTATGATGACCTCCAAAGCAGGTTTGATATGGCTGAAAAGGCGCTGGCTGACAAACAGAAGAAGATCGACGAGATGAAGATGGAAATCTTCAATAAGGAAAAGGAACTAGAAACCATCTCGGTTTTCCAGGCTCAG GCAGAGATATATTCCTCAGATTTCTACGCAGAACGAGCAGCTCGGGAGAAGATTCATGAGGAGAAAGAGCGTTTGGCCACTCAGCTGGAGTATGTAAAGAAACAAAACACTCAACTTCAGGAGGAGATGGACTCGCTTGGCAG GCATTCCATGAGTGAGATGCAAAGGAGACATGTGCCACGTGGGGCCAATCCACAAGGGCCAGCGTCTCCACATCACCCGCCAGGAG GTGACTGGCAGCAGCAGAATATTCCAGAACATGCTTGTCCCAAATGTGGAGAAGTCCTACCTGATCTGGACTCCCTGCAGATCCACATTATGGATTGCATCATCTAG
- the LOC141332737 gene encoding perforin-1-like translates to MAVFDHLRLVSLAVLMLASQLDFASAVKVFALYARNLEGDAAGNHPDPFVKVFCAGIFGGQTEYHKDNANPSWSAQFNFPDCYPYDSLNLEVWDKDLNYDDHLGTCSTQVQYGTNSINCGLSKGGHLYYKYELVQ, encoded by the coding sequence ATGGCAGTGTTTGATCATCTTCGGCTGGTGTCTCTGGCCGTGCTGATGCTGGCGTCTCAGCTGGACTTTGCGAGTGCTGTTAAAGTGTTTGCCTTATATGCCCGGAACCTCGAGGGTGATGCTGCTGGAAACCATCCCGATCCATTTGTCAAGGTGTTTTGTGCAGGCATCTTTGGGGGGCAGACAGAATATCACAAGGATAACGCTAATCCTTCATGGTCTGCACAGTTCAACTTCCCAGACTGCTATCCATATGATTCCCTGAATCTGGAGGTTTGGGACAAAGACCTGAATTATGATGATCACTTGGGTACATGTTCCACACAGGTGCAATATGGGACTAACTCCATTAATTGTGGCCTGAGCAAAGGAGGCCACTTGTATTACAAGTATGAGCTGGTGCAATAA